One Chroicocephalus ridibundus chromosome 10, bChrRid1.1, whole genome shotgun sequence DNA window includes the following coding sequences:
- the CNBP gene encoding CCHC-type zinc finger nucleic acid binding protein isoform X4 yields MSSNECFKCGRTGHWARECPTGIGRGRGMRSRGRGFQFMSSSLPDICYRCGESGHLAKDCDLQEDACYNCGRGGHIAKDCKEPKREREQCCYNCGKPGHLARDCDHADEQKCYSCGEFGHIQKDCTKVKCYRCGETGHVAINCSKTSEVNCYRCGESGHLARECTIEATA; encoded by the exons ATGAGCAGCAACGAATGCTTCAAGTGTGGACGTACTGGCCACTGGGCTCGGGAGTGCCCTACTGGAATTGGCCGTGGTCGTGGGATGAGAAGCCGTGGCAGAG GCTTCCAGTTCATGTCTTCATCTCTCCCGGACATCTGTTACCGCTGTGGTGAGTCTGGCCATCTTGCCAAGGACTGTGATCTTCAGGAGGATG CCTGCTATAACTGCGGTAGAGGTGGCCATATTGCGAAGGACTGCAAGGAGCcgaagagggagagagagcagtGCTGCTACAACTGTGGCAAACCTGGGCACCTGGCTCGCGACTGTGACCACGCAGATGAGCAGAAGTGCTATTCTTGTGGAGAGTTTGGACACATTCAAAAAGACTGCACCAAAGTGAAATGCTATAG GTGTGGTGAAACTGGCCACGTAGCCATCAACTGCAGCAAGACCAGTGAAGTCAACTGCTATCGCTGCGGCGAGTCAGGGCACCTTGCACGGGAATGCACAATTGAAGCTACAgcctaa
- the CNBP gene encoding CCHC-type zinc finger nucleic acid binding protein isoform X2: MSSNECFKCGRTGHWARECPTGIGRGRGMRSRGRAGFQFMSSSLPDICYRCGESGHLAKDCDLQEDACYNCGRGGHIAKDCKEPKREREQCCYNCGKPGHLARDCDHADEQKCYSCGEFGHIQKDCTKVKCYRCGETGHVAINCSKTSEVNCYRCGESGHLARECTIEATA, translated from the exons ATGAGCAGCAACGAATGCTTCAAGTGTGGACGTACTGGCCACTGGGCTCGGGAGTGCCCTACTGGAATTGGCCGTGGTCGTGGGATGAGAAGCCGTGGCAGAG CAGGCTTCCAGTTCATGTCTTCATCTCTCCCGGACATCTGTTACCGCTGTGGTGAGTCTGGCCATCTTGCCAAGGACTGTGATCTTCAGGAGGATG CCTGCTATAACTGCGGTAGAGGTGGCCATATTGCGAAGGACTGCAAGGAGCcgaagagggagagagagcagtGCTGCTACAACTGTGGCAAACCTGGGCACCTGGCTCGCGACTGTGACCACGCAGATGAGCAGAAGTGCTATTCTTGTGGAGAGTTTGGACACATTCAAAAAGACTGCACCAAAGTGAAATGCTATAG GTGTGGTGAAACTGGCCACGTAGCCATCAACTGCAGCAAGACCAGTGAAGTCAACTGCTATCGCTGCGGCGAGTCAGGGCACCTTGCACGGGAATGCACAATTGAAGCTACAgcctaa
- the CNBP gene encoding CCHC-type zinc finger nucleic acid binding protein isoform X1, translating to MSSNECFKCGRTGHWARECPTGIGRGRGMRSRGRAGFQFMSSSLPDICYRCGESGHLAKDCDLQEDEACYNCGRGGHIAKDCKEPKREREQCCYNCGKPGHLARDCDHADEQKCYSCGEFGHIQKDCTKVKCYRCGETGHVAINCSKTSEVNCYRCGESGHLARECTIEATA from the exons ATGAGCAGCAACGAATGCTTCAAGTGTGGACGTACTGGCCACTGGGCTCGGGAGTGCCCTACTGGAATTGGCCGTGGTCGTGGGATGAGAAGCCGTGGCAGAG CAGGCTTCCAGTTCATGTCTTCATCTCTCCCGGACATCTGTTACCGCTGTGGTGAGTCTGGCCATCTTGCCAAGGACTGTGATCTTCAGGAGGATG AAGCCTGCTATAACTGCGGTAGAGGTGGCCATATTGCGAAGGACTGCAAGGAGCcgaagagggagagagagcagtGCTGCTACAACTGTGGCAAACCTGGGCACCTGGCTCGCGACTGTGACCACGCAGATGAGCAGAAGTGCTATTCTTGTGGAGAGTTTGGACACATTCAAAAAGACTGCACCAAAGTGAAATGCTATAG GTGTGGTGAAACTGGCCACGTAGCCATCAACTGCAGCAAGACCAGTGAAGTCAACTGCTATCGCTGCGGCGAGTCAGGGCACCTTGCACGGGAATGCACAATTGAAGCTACAgcctaa
- the CNBP gene encoding CCHC-type zinc finger nucleic acid binding protein isoform X3, translated as MSSNECFKCGRTGHWARECPTGIGRGRGMRSRGRGFQFMSSSLPDICYRCGESGHLAKDCDLQEDEACYNCGRGGHIAKDCKEPKREREQCCYNCGKPGHLARDCDHADEQKCYSCGEFGHIQKDCTKVKCYRCGETGHVAINCSKTSEVNCYRCGESGHLARECTIEATA; from the exons ATGAGCAGCAACGAATGCTTCAAGTGTGGACGTACTGGCCACTGGGCTCGGGAGTGCCCTACTGGAATTGGCCGTGGTCGTGGGATGAGAAGCCGTGGCAGAG GCTTCCAGTTCATGTCTTCATCTCTCCCGGACATCTGTTACCGCTGTGGTGAGTCTGGCCATCTTGCCAAGGACTGTGATCTTCAGGAGGATG AAGCCTGCTATAACTGCGGTAGAGGTGGCCATATTGCGAAGGACTGCAAGGAGCcgaagagggagagagagcagtGCTGCTACAACTGTGGCAAACCTGGGCACCTGGCTCGCGACTGTGACCACGCAGATGAGCAGAAGTGCTATTCTTGTGGAGAGTTTGGACACATTCAAAAAGACTGCACCAAAGTGAAATGCTATAG GTGTGGTGAAACTGGCCACGTAGCCATCAACTGCAGCAAGACCAGTGAAGTCAACTGCTATCGCTGCGGCGAGTCAGGGCACCTTGCACGGGAATGCACAATTGAAGCTACAgcctaa